A region from the Branchiostoma lanceolatum isolate klBraLanc5 chromosome 2, klBraLanc5.hap2, whole genome shotgun sequence genome encodes:
- the LOC136427806 gene encoding hemicentin-2-like, with protein MEPRSWVRVLVVLACVLIAGGLRPRQTIRDYYDPIMHILTLNCTVARVRGESRLSWHRNSQLSDGPKIDPSDYTVFVHKNGRKDISAVISVPLPTRVDPDVTDYFSCVLRKGKQQDGLIVTPKAPTKVFLIDRDGNWRNEAFYEGTDLRLRCGTAETRQGVGYHIVPTAIITWKRDGQPVPKRARTIPVVLPISGSGRLVMKNISMADSGEYSCHARNVFGQGEATRQVRVFKPGEPLQVQTVSPVYGLLGETVALPCRHWSVFPYETETRWFQLNQTSGELVPVLDYSYSTATCLAGEGGDCDRISAVGVTGRHSGEGSLQLRDARLSDSGTYVCRVESGTEDRRVSVDRTVQLAIRLQGYYKDDIVISEQYNNETQDLLLACSTAFGHPRRQLAWFKNGSPVYGGQVNVRADGFMERVRNLVGFHSFLKVERLTRGDVYSCQAPHPLTQAMMSTSVTITSPLAKDIDVVPYPKQNPIEFEDLALECKLLVKISPRPYIRWEREGGALPSGVNIRDDVLLVPNAMIEDAGKYKCEAENIFGSAKAEAMVHVRTRENKTSESTCNTTAIAMDVERCQRRFNHTLEVLYRIEQEEHRSPARLCSIHQELLLCMKRAMEYCRTWETSIGIYLNSTRPVKEYCHSPSSQAREENVWSKIFVSVIIFLVVYVF; from the exons ATGGAGccaaggtcctgggttcgagtcCTGGTGGTGCTGGCGTGTGTGCTGATAGCAG GTGGGCTGAGACCGAGGCAGACGATCAGGGATTACTACGATCCCATCATGCACATCCTGACTCTGAACTGCACCGTAGCGCGCGTGCGCGGAGAGTCCCGTCTCAGCTGGCACAGGAACAGTCAGCTGTCGGACGGACCGAA GATAGACCCCAGTGACTACACGGTGTTCGTGCACAAGAACGGGCGGAAGGATATCAGCGCGGTCATCTCAGTGCCACTGCCTACCCGAGTGGATCCTGACGTCACGGACTACTTTAGCTGTGTGCTGAGGAAGGGCAAGCAGCAAGACGGGCTCATTGTCACCCCCA AGGCGCCGACAAAAGTCTTCCTGATCGACCGTGACGGCAACTGGCGCAACGAGGCTTTCTACGAGGGGACCGATCTGCGCCTGCGCTGTGGTACGGCAGAGACCAGACAGGGCGTCGGCTATCACATCGTCCCCACGGCAATCATCACGTGGAAACGTGACG GCCAGCCCGTACCGAAAAGAGCCCGGACCATCCCCGTAGTGTTGCCGATCTCAGGCAGCGGGAGGCTGGTGATGAAGAACATCTCCATGGCGGACAGTGGGGAGTACTCCTGCCACGCCAGGAACGTGTTTGGACAGGGGGAGGCCACCAGGCAGGTCAGGGTCTTCAAACCAG GAGAGCCCCTCCAGGTACAGACCGTGTCTCCCGTGTACGGGCTGCTCGGAGAGACCGTCGCCCTCCCCTGCAGACACTGGAGCGTCTTCCCGTACGAGACGGAGACGCGGTGGTTCCAACTGAACCAGACCAGCGGAGAGCTCGTCCCCGTGTTAGACTACAGCTACAGCACGGCCACGTGTCtggcgggggaggggggcgactgTGACCGCATCAGCGCTGTAGGTGTGACGGGGAGGCACTCAGGGGAAG GATCTCTGCAGCTCCGAGACGCGCGGCTGTCGGACAGTGGGACGTACGTGTGTAGGGTTGAGTCTGGGACGGAGGACAGGCGGGTCAGTGTGGACAGGACCGTCCAACTGGCTATCAGGTTACAAG GCTACTACAAGGATGATATTGTCATATCGGAACAGTACAATAACGAGACTCAGGATCTGCTGCTGGCCTGCTCTACGGCGTTCGGCCATCCCAGGCGCCAGCTGGCCTGGTTCAAGAACGGCAGCCCCGTCTATGGTGGGCAGGTCAACGTCCGAGCGGACGGCTTCATGGAGCGGGTCAGAAACTTGGTGGGGTTTCACTCCTTCCTGAAG GTGGAAAGGTTAACTCGAGGAGACGTGTACTCCTGCCAGGCTCCCCACCCACTCACACAGGCCATGATGTCGACTTCTGTCACCATAA CTTCGCCCCTTGCTAAGGACATCGATGTCGTCCCCTACCCCAAACAGAACCCGATAGAGTTCGAGGATCTGGCGCTGGAGTGCAAACTGCTGGTCAAAATCTCTCCCCGACCCTACATCCGGTGGGAGAGGGAGGGCGGGGCTCTGCCTTCCGGTGTGAACATCCGGGATGACGTCCTCCTCGTTCCTAACGCCATGATAGAGGATGCCGGGAAGTACAAGTGTGAGGCGGAGAACATCTTCGGCTCCGCGAAGGCCGAGGCGATGGTTCACGTGCGGACTAGAG AAAACAAGACGTCTGAGTCCACATGTAACACCACCGCCATAGCGATGGACGTGGAGAGGTGTCAGCGGAGGTTTAACCACACTCTGGAGGTCCTGTACAGAATAGAACAGGAGGAGCATAGGTCACCCGCCAGGCTATGCAG TATTCACCAGGAGCTGCTCCTGTGTATGAAGAGAGCCATGGAGTACTGTCGGACATGGGAGACATCTATCGGAATCTACCTGAACTCCACCCGTCCTGTAAAAGAATACTGTCACAGCCCCAGCTCCCAGGCGAGAGAAGAAAACGTCTGGTCAAAAATATTTGTCTCAGTAATTATATTTCTAGTAGTTTATGTCTTTTAA
- the LOC136427805 gene encoding F-box/LRR-repeat protein 18-like, with protein sequence MAAAVEQNGMEKISDEIVLHILQFLPLDDILNVQRVSRRFSRICQDKTLWRYTELRSCYGLSDDLLKDIISHQAVNIQHLSLHGCYWLHSTAIEVVSRCVNLRTLNLSHCRVTTKCLSKILSATKELRHLAWDVEGGFRPSFLSQECKETLKKLKVLKQVYPFEVHQDLFGVLTFCPALERIYLLGNVQLSNVACWTYNPLEEDQAAVSVRNLKELVCYGFENSEVASSVFNLLTGSIKQGDPHPTLRSYCISGGPFVTYEKAVGSYAQAFEPFKMDLLQLDLSSGREGICSISDLEKTKNLQFLRLSYNYCLHSYDLMTVSTVCQNLRVLNLMGCRYCFSCSERFDWDLSGLEAVAENCPHLHSLNLSGAHHCNSFGCPNVFPSDGLADTIAKMKGLVSLSLPACSVGTSKKSKKSRIDPMFQGNGPRPQTSSRTSHHSKADPQILNLWKIVQGCPLVEEFELLGVGFHSQLVHKALHLKAERDKGGFFVYRPCDDVKSRIKDADLSCICEWQKLRKLTLGALPGVVTGEFLQALPERCPALRYLSLANLGPTGQCIYSKNLQAALRRMPHLQDFRFEQPNFNVAWSFLEALYNCVDLQRLCVVARNGEIDPHLTLKLFEKCKHLVVCQLFTMGQVLASHRLQQLIRQRYQSERPALHVAILHLLMEDSRSLSQLIPMVHLEEFTMYKSRVGEQPL encoded by the exons CGGTCGAGCAAAATGGAATGGAGAAAATTTCGGACGAAATTGTGCTGCATATCCTGCAATTTCTTCCTTTAGATGATATATTAAATGTCCAGCGAGTGAGCAGGAGGTTTAGCAGAATATGCCAGGACAAAACTCTCTGGAG GTACACAGAGTTGAGGTCTTGCTACGGGTTGTCAGACGACCTCCTCAAGGACATCATCAGTCACCAAGCAGTGAATATACAACATCTCAGTCTCCACGGTTGCTATTGGTTACACTCAACAGCCATTGAGGTGGTGTCACGGTGCGTGAACCTCCGGACACTGAACCTCTCGCACTGTCGTGTCACCACAAAATGTCTCTCCAAAATCTTATCAGCTACAAAAGAACTTCGACACCTCGCCTGGGACGTCGAGGGGGGCTTCCGGCCATCGTTTCTCAGCCAGGAATGTAAGGAGACTCTGAAGAAGTTGAAAGTTTTAAAGCAGGTCTACCCGTTCGAAGTCCACCAGGACCTGTTTGGAGTCCTGACGTTCTGTCCAGCCCTGGAAAGGATCTACTTGCTAGGCAACGTACAGCTCTCCAATGTGGCCTGCTGGACATACAATCCTCTTGAAGAAGATCAAGCTGCAGTTTCAGTACGCAATCTGAAGGAGCTTGTCTGTTACGGGTTTGAGAACTCTGAAGTGGCATCGTCTGTGTTTAACCTACTGACAGGCTCCATAAAACAGGGCGACCCCCATCCTACCCTCCGCTCCTACTGTATCAGCGGGGGTCCGTTTGTAACGTATGAGAAGGCAGTGGGAAGCTACGCACAGGCGTTTGAGCCATTCAAGATGGACTTGTTGCAGCTTGATTTGTCCTCCGGGCGCGAGGGAATATGCTCGATCTCGGACCTAGAGAAAACTAAGAACTTGCAGTTCTTGAGACTGTCGTATAACTACTGTCTCCATAGTTACGACTTGATGACAGTTTCCACAGTGTGTCAGAACCTGAGGGTGTTGAACCTGATGGGGTGCAGGTACTGCTTCAGT TGTTCAGAGAGGTTTGACTGGGACCTGAGTGGTTTGGAAGCTGTAGCTGAGAACTGCCCACATCTCCACAGTCTGAACCTCAGCGGCGCTCACCACTGTAACTCATTTGGCTGCCCCAATGTCTTTCCCTCGGATGGCCTGGCAGACACCATTGCAAAGATGAAAG GTCTGGTGAGCCTATCCCTCCCTGCCTGTTCAGTGGGAACTTCCAAGAAGTCGAAGAAGTCAAGAATTGATCCCATGTTTCAAGGAAATGGACCCAGGCCTCAG ACATCATCCAGAACATCCCATCACAGCAAAGCTGACCCGCAGATCCTAAACCTGTGGAAGATAGTGCAGGGCTGCCCCCTTGTGGAGGAGTTTGAACTGCTGGGGGTGGGGTTTCACTCCCAGCTGGTCCACAAGGCTTTACACCTCAAGGCAGAGAGGGACAAAGGAGGCTTCTTTGTTTACAGACCATG TGACGACGTGAAGTCACGGATAAAGGATGCGGACCTGTCCTGCATCTGTGAGTGGCAGAAGCTCCGTAAGCTTACCCTGGGGGCATTGCCAGGTGTGGTCACAGGTGAATTCCTACAGGCCCTCCCAGAGAGGTGTCCTGCCCTGCGATACCTGTCCCTGGCAAACCTGGGCCCCACAGGACAGTGTATTTACTCCAAGAACCTCCAAGCTGCACTCAGGAGGATGCCACACTTACAGGACTTCAG GTTTGAGCAGCCAAACTTTAACGTAGCCTGGAGTTTCCTGGAGGCCCTGTACAACTGTGTGGATCTACAGAGACTGTGTGTGGTGGCCAGGAATGGGGA GATCGACCCTCATCTGACATTGAAGCTATTTGAAAAG TGCAAACATCTTGTTGTGTGCCAGTTGTTCACCATGGGGCAGGTCTTGGCCAGTCACAGATTGCAGCAGCTTATCAGACAAAG GTACCAGAGTGAGCGCCCGGCGCTGCATGTGGCGATTCTGCACCTGCTGATGGAGGACAGCCGCAGTCTGAGTCAGCTCATTCCCATGGTGCACCTGGAGGAGTTCACCATGTACAAGTCACGGGTGGGGGAGCAGCCTTTGTAG